The following proteins come from a genomic window of Gordonia westfalica:
- a CDS encoding IS1380 family transposase, which yields MKVSHSFSATSALFDDDNLVSHAGLVPVMELARSTGVAALLAKRVDLGTTRVASAGANLEAKLLTVIAGLCCGADSIDDLGIVRSGGHRRLFDRVYAPATIGQTLREFTPGHARQLNAVMTRSLPAMCARAGLLPTNGARVFVDIDSLLRPVYGYQKTGASYGHAKIAGRELLRRGLSPLIATLSAPEYPPVIANAWLRAGRAASGAGAATMIAQTIATARRCGAAGEITVRADAAYGSAEVMATCQRLGATFSLVLRTNTAITRAISAIGEDAWTPVVYPGAVTDPDTGALISDAEIAETTYTVRPLSPHPITARLIVRRVKAHHPADTDTLMPAWRYHSFFTNTTDDTITADINHRAHAVIETVFADLIDGPLAHLPSGVFGANAAWLALTAISHNLMRTLAALTSSARLRAARGATLRRTLVAVPARLARPARTPILHLPRHWPWHHAFTTLWTAVNTP from the coding sequence GTGAAAGTATCACACAGCTTCTCGGCCACGTCCGCACTCTTTGACGACGACAATCTCGTGTCGCATGCCGGGCTGGTACCGGTGATGGAATTGGCGCGCTCGACCGGGGTGGCCGCGCTGCTGGCCAAACGGGTCGATCTGGGCACCACCCGGGTCGCCTCAGCCGGAGCCAACTTGGAAGCGAAACTGCTGACCGTGATCGCCGGGTTATGTTGCGGCGCGGACAGTATCGACGACCTCGGCATCGTCCGCAGCGGCGGGCACCGACGCTTGTTCGACCGCGTGTACGCCCCGGCCACGATCGGACAAACCCTGCGTGAGTTCACTCCCGGGCATGCCCGACAACTCAACGCCGTGATGACCCGCTCCCTGCCGGCGATGTGCGCCCGGGCAGGGTTGTTGCCCACTAACGGTGCCCGAGTGTTCGTCGATATCGATTCCCTGCTGCGTCCGGTCTATGGCTATCAGAAGACCGGCGCCTCCTACGGACACGCCAAGATCGCCGGACGTGAACTGCTGCGTCGGGGTCTGTCGCCGCTGATCGCCACCCTCAGCGCACCCGAGTACCCACCGGTGATCGCTAACGCCTGGCTGCGCGCCGGCCGCGCCGCCTCCGGTGCCGGGGCCGCAACGATGATCGCGCAAACCATCGCCACCGCCCGGCGTTGCGGGGCCGCCGGTGAGATCACCGTGCGCGCTGATGCGGCCTACGGATCAGCTGAGGTGATGGCTACCTGCCAACGCCTGGGAGCCACGTTCTCGCTGGTCCTACGGACCAACACCGCGATCACCCGCGCGATCTCAGCCATCGGCGAGGATGCCTGGACCCCAGTGGTCTATCCCGGGGCGGTCACCGACCCCGACACCGGCGCGTTGATCTCTGATGCCGAAATCGCCGAAACCACCTACACGGTCAGACCACTCTCGCCACACCCGATCACCGCCCGACTCATCGTGCGGCGAGTCAAAGCACACCACCCTGCCGACACCGACACCCTGATGCCGGCATGGCGGTATCACTCGTTTTTCACCAACACCACCGACGACACCATCACCGCCGACATCAATCACCGCGCCCACGCCGTCATCGAGACCGTGTTCGCCGACCTCATCGACGGACCACTGGCCCATCTACCCTCCGGCGTCTTCGGCGCCAACGCCGCCTGGCTGGCCCTGACCGCCATCAGCCACAACCTCATGCGCACCCTCGCCGCGCTCACCAGCTCGGCCAGACTGCGCGCCGCGCGCGGAGCGACACTACGACGCACCCTGGTCGCCGTACCCGCCCGACTGGCCCGACCAGCACGAACACCCATCCTGCACCTACCCCGACACTGGCCCTGGCACCACGCATTCACCACCCTGTGGACCGCGGTGAACACCCCCTGA
- a CDS encoding O-acetyl-ADP-ribose deacetylase, protein MTSITLVQGDITLQAVDAIVNAANSTLLGGGGVDGAIHRRGGPAILAECKELRAGRYKRGLPVGEAVATTAGDLDASWVIHTVGPVHSYDEDRSEYLVSCYRESLLVADELGATTIAFPAISTGVYGWPMDDGARRAVDTVRSADTAVTEIRFVLFDPRAYRAFDKALNG, encoded by the coding sequence ATGACCTCCATCACACTCGTGCAGGGAGACATCACCCTTCAGGCGGTCGACGCGATCGTCAATGCCGCCAATTCGACGCTGCTCGGCGGCGGAGGGGTCGACGGCGCCATCCACCGGCGTGGGGGGCCGGCGATTCTCGCCGAGTGCAAGGAGCTTCGGGCCGGTCGCTACAAACGCGGACTCCCGGTCGGTGAGGCGGTCGCCACCACCGCGGGCGATCTGGACGCGAGCTGGGTCATCCACACGGTCGGTCCGGTGCACTCCTACGACGAGGACCGGTCGGAGTACCTGGTCTCCTGCTATCGCGAATCCCTGCTCGTGGCAGACGAATTGGGTGCGACGACGATCGCCTTCCCGGCCATCTCGACCGGTGTCTACGGCTGGCCGATGGACGACGGTGCGCGCCGGGCCGTGGACACCGTGAGGTCCGCCGACACCGCGGTGACCGAGATCCGCTTCGTGTTGTTCGACCCGCGGGCGTATCGCGCGTTCGACAAGGCGCTCAACGGTTAG
- a CDS encoding alpha/beta-hydrolase family protein — translation MTTTVLATGFAAAGATIGMLLSRRASREPDPQSIRVVLGVGVLVAAGGAGLAVWWQSLIRAAVGAPPVGLDWWAGATLAPAAAVTAIVLIPRVTAVVAASAVALTAGLLAPANADDGQPLPTTVVVSESQTLLRGQLSPLDFDGAAARLVESWLRSGGLSARAVVVAVPTGSGWVDQAAVAGFVDRFDGDVRILALPYADVESWKAFISGDAASTGSSVALVRELAEVLESRPAGQRPRLVLYGQSLGAVGADAARVWLEDHHPSLLAETVLTAPPAGTVATASASPRIVVANRSDPVVRWSLSSMWRPPTRPDETVLGGPRVPEIPWLPVVGFLQTSVDLLSALDGPAGVGHRYGAEQARPVIGLRE, via the coding sequence GTGACCACAACCGTGCTGGCGACCGGATTCGCCGCGGCGGGCGCGACCATCGGGATGTTGCTGTCACGACGCGCGTCTCGCGAGCCCGATCCGCAGAGCATCCGAGTGGTTCTCGGTGTCGGCGTACTGGTCGCGGCCGGGGGCGCGGGCCTGGCGGTGTGGTGGCAGAGCCTGATCCGTGCCGCCGTCGGGGCCCCGCCCGTCGGGCTCGACTGGTGGGCCGGCGCCACGCTCGCACCCGCCGCGGCAGTCACCGCGATCGTGCTCATCCCCCGCGTCACCGCGGTGGTCGCGGCGTCGGCGGTCGCCCTCACCGCCGGACTCCTCGCACCCGCCAATGCCGACGACGGACAACCCCTGCCGACCACCGTCGTCGTCTCCGAATCGCAGACGCTGCTGCGCGGGCAGCTGTCCCCGCTCGACTTCGACGGCGCGGCAGCACGATTGGTGGAATCCTGGCTGCGCAGCGGTGGACTGTCGGCGCGGGCCGTGGTCGTGGCCGTCCCCACCGGTTCCGGCTGGGTCGACCAGGCCGCCGTCGCGGGATTCGTCGACCGCTTCGACGGCGACGTCCGGATACTGGCACTCCCCTACGCCGACGTCGAGTCGTGGAAGGCGTTCATCTCCGGCGACGCCGCGTCGACGGGGTCGTCGGTCGCGCTGGTCCGCGAGCTGGCCGAGGTGCTGGAGAGCCGACCCGCAGGTCAGCGGCCCCGACTGGTGCTCTACGGCCAGAGCCTCGGCGCGGTGGGCGCCGACGCCGCCCGTGTCTGGCTCGAGGACCACCACCCGTCACTGCTCGCGGAGACGGTGCTGACCGCACCGCCCGCGGGGACAGTGGCAACTGCGTCGGCGTCGCCGCGGATCGTCGTGGCCAATCGCAGCGATCCGGTGGTCCGCTGGTCGCTCAGTTCGATGTGGCGTCCCCCGACGAGGCCCGACGAGACGGTACTCGGCGGTCCACGGGTCCCGGAGATCCCGTGGTTGCCGGTGGTCGGCTTCCTGCAGACCAGCGTCGACCTGCTGTCCGCGCTCGACGGCCCCGCAGGCGTCGGGCATCGCTACGGGGCGGAGCAGGCGCGGCCGGTCATCGGGTTGCGCGAGTGA
- the gatA gene encoding Asp-tRNA(Asn)/Glu-tRNA(Gln) amidotransferase subunit GatA, with translation MSPASHAAAPRPAGDLTGLSAAELATKIATREVSSVEVTQAHLDRIAEVDGELGAFLHVSGAEALVAAKAADDAISSGDAVSSLAGVPIALKDVFTTTDAPTTCGSKILEGWVPPYDAAVTERLRAAGIPILGKTNMDEFAMGSSTENSAYQLTRNPWDPTKIPGGSGGGSAAALAAYEAPLAIGTDTGGSIRQPAAVTATVGVKPTYGTVSRYGLVACASSLDQGGPCGRTVLDTAMLHEVIAGHDPRDSTSINVPVPDVVAAAREGAEQDLKGVKIGVVTELQGEGYQSGVLDSFNDAVKLLTERGAEVVEVSCPHFTYALGAYYLILPSEVSSNLARFDAMRYGLRVGDDGSHSADEVMALSREAGFGPEVKRRIMIGTYALSSGYYDAYYGQAQKVRTLISRDFTTAFEKVDVLISPTTPTTAFPIGEKVDDPLAMYLFDLCTLPVNLAGIGSMSVPSGLSKDDGMPVGLQIMAPALADDRLYRVGASYEAARGAII, from the coding sequence GTGAGTCCCGCGTCGCACGCCGCAGCCCCCCGTCCCGCCGGTGACCTGACCGGTCTTTCCGCAGCCGAACTCGCCACCAAGATCGCGACCCGCGAGGTCAGCTCGGTGGAGGTCACACAGGCCCACCTCGACCGCATCGCCGAGGTCGACGGCGAGCTCGGTGCCTTCCTGCACGTCAGCGGCGCCGAGGCTCTCGTCGCCGCCAAGGCCGCCGACGACGCGATCTCCTCGGGCGACGCCGTGTCGTCGCTCGCCGGTGTGCCGATCGCGCTCAAGGATGTCTTCACCACCACCGACGCCCCCACCACATGCGGCTCCAAGATCCTCGAGGGATGGGTTCCGCCCTACGACGCCGCGGTCACCGAACGTCTCCGCGCCGCCGGCATCCCGATCCTGGGCAAGACCAACATGGACGAGTTCGCCATGGGCAGCTCGACCGAGAACTCCGCCTACCAGCTGACCCGAAACCCGTGGGACCCCACCAAGATCCCGGGTGGCTCGGGTGGCGGTAGCGCCGCGGCACTTGCTGCGTACGAGGCGCCCCTCGCGATCGGCACCGACACCGGCGGCTCGATCCGGCAGCCGGCCGCGGTCACCGCGACCGTCGGCGTCAAGCCCACCTACGGCACCGTCTCGCGCTACGGACTCGTCGCCTGCGCCTCGTCGCTCGACCAGGGTGGCCCGTGTGGCCGCACGGTCCTCGACACCGCGATGCTGCACGAGGTCATCGCCGGCCATGATCCGCGCGACTCGACGTCGATCAACGTCCCGGTGCCCGACGTGGTCGCCGCCGCCCGCGAAGGCGCCGAGCAGGACCTCAAGGGCGTCAAGATCGGTGTCGTCACCGAACTGCAGGGCGAGGGCTACCAGTCCGGCGTCCTCGACTCCTTCAACGATGCAGTCAAGCTCCTCACCGAGCGCGGCGCCGAGGTCGTCGAGGTCAGCTGCCCGCACTTCACCTACGCGCTCGGCGCCTACTACCTGATCCTCCCGTCGGAGGTGTCGTCGAACCTCGCACGCTTCGACGCCATGCGGTACGGCCTGCGCGTCGGCGACGACGGTTCGCACTCGGCCGACGAGGTCATGGCGCTGTCCCGCGAAGCCGGCTTCGGCCCGGAGGTCAAGCGCCGCATCATGATCGGCACCTACGCGCTGTCGTCGGGCTACTACGACGCCTACTACGGGCAGGCCCAGAAGGTCCGCACGCTGATCTCGCGCGACTTCACCACCGCCTTCGAGAAGGTCGACGTGCTGATCTCGCCGACCACGCCGACCACCGCGTTCCCGATCGGCGAGAAGGTCGACGACCCGCTCGCCATGTACCTGTTCGACCTCTGCACCCTGCCGGTGAACCTGGCCGGGATCGGGTCGATGTCGGTGCCGTCCGGGCTGTCCAAGGACGACGGCATGCCCGTCGGCCTGCAGATCATGGCGCCGGCGCTCGCCGACGACCGGCTCTACCGGGTCGGCGCGTCGTACGAGGCCGCTCGCGGCGCGATCATCTGA
- a CDS encoding MmcQ/YjbR family DNA-binding protein, protein MAHPIMFDDADPVLGRVRQIALALPNATEVIAHGRPTFRCGKMFGNYGGSVKGSKMRHDQSILFIADPSERPALKSDSRVFLPAYLGAYGWLGLILDDATDWDEVAELLDASYRQVASRRSIAELDARGLP, encoded by the coding sequence ATGGCGCATCCGATCATGTTCGACGACGCCGACCCGGTCCTGGGACGCGTCCGGCAGATCGCGCTGGCACTGCCGAATGCCACCGAGGTCATCGCCCACGGACGCCCCACCTTCCGTTGCGGCAAGATGTTCGGCAACTACGGCGGCAGCGTCAAGGGCAGCAAGATGCGCCACGACCAGTCGATCCTGTTCATCGCGGACCCATCCGAACGCCCTGCGCTGAAATCGGATTCGAGGGTGTTTCTACCCGCCTACCTCGGTGCGTACGGCTGGTTGGGGCTGATTCTCGACGACGCGACCGACTGGGACGAGGTCGCCGAACTCCTCGACGCCAGCTACCGGCAGGTGGCATCCCGTCGATCGATCGCCGAACTCGACGCGCGAGGTCTACCGTGA
- the ligA gene encoding NAD-dependent DNA ligase LigA — translation MGELREKWSALAEEIREHQFRYYVKDAPVITDGEFDALLRRLQDLEERHPELATPDSPTKLVGGGFSTAFSPVDHLERMMSLDNVFDYDEMAAWVERVNADAGTKAEFLCELKIDGVALALVYRNGVLERGVTRGDGRTGEDVSLNARTIEDIPHRLTASDDYPIPDVLEVRGEVFFRVEDFEALNASLVADGKAPFANPRNSSAGSLRQKNPQVTARRKLRMICHGIGHTEGWRPESLHDAYLALGAWGLPVSTHTTKASDVAEILDKISYWGEHRHDVEHEIDGIVVKVDDFTVQRRLGSTSRAPRWAIAYKYPPEEATTKLRDIQVGVGRTGRVTPFAVLEPVLVAGSTVSRATLHNGSEVKRKGVLIGDTVTIRKAGDVIPEVLGPVVDLRDGSEVEFEMPERCPECGTPLRPEKESDVDVRCPNQESCPAQLRERLFHLAGRGSFDIEALGYEAATALLSAKVLRNEGDLFSITADDLVRTELFATKAGALSANGKRLLANLGKAKDVALWRVLVGLSIRHVGPTAARALATEFGSLEAIEAADVEQLANVEGLGMTLAQSIHDWFTVDWHREIVEKWRAAGVSMEDERDESIARTLEGKTIVVTGSLVDFSRDGAKEAILQRGGKASGSVSKKTDYVVVGDSPGSKADKAEQLGVPVLDEDAFKRLLETGSPE, via the coding sequence ATGGGCGAACTCCGCGAGAAGTGGTCGGCGCTCGCCGAGGAGATCCGCGAGCATCAGTTCCGCTACTACGTGAAGGATGCGCCGGTCATCACCGACGGCGAGTTCGACGCACTCCTGCGGCGTCTGCAGGACCTCGAGGAGCGCCACCCCGAGCTCGCGACGCCCGACTCGCCGACCAAACTCGTCGGAGGCGGCTTCTCCACCGCATTCTCCCCGGTCGACCATCTCGAGCGGATGATGTCGCTGGACAACGTTTTCGACTACGACGAGATGGCCGCCTGGGTCGAGCGGGTCAACGCCGACGCCGGCACCAAGGCGGAGTTCCTGTGTGAACTCAAGATCGACGGTGTCGCGCTGGCCCTGGTGTACCGCAACGGCGTCCTCGAACGCGGTGTCACCCGCGGCGACGGGCGTACCGGCGAGGACGTCTCACTCAATGCGCGCACCATCGAAGACATCCCACATCGACTCACGGCTTCCGATGACTACCCGATCCCGGACGTCCTCGAGGTTCGCGGTGAGGTCTTCTTCCGTGTCGAGGATTTCGAGGCCCTCAACGCGTCTCTGGTGGCCGACGGCAAGGCGCCGTTCGCCAATCCCCGGAATTCCTCGGCCGGTTCGCTGCGTCAGAAGAACCCGCAGGTCACGGCGCGTCGCAAACTGCGGATGATCTGCCACGGCATCGGCCACACCGAGGGCTGGCGACCGGAGTCTCTGCACGACGCGTACCTCGCGCTCGGTGCGTGGGGTCTACCGGTGTCGACGCACACCACCAAGGCGTCGGACGTCGCCGAGATCCTCGACAAGATCTCCTACTGGGGGGAGCACCGCCACGACGTCGAGCACGAGATCGACGGCATCGTGGTCAAGGTCGACGACTTCACCGTGCAGCGGCGCCTCGGTTCCACCTCGCGTGCCCCGCGCTGGGCGATCGCCTACAAGTACCCGCCGGAGGAGGCGACGACCAAGCTGCGCGACATCCAGGTCGGCGTCGGACGCACCGGTCGCGTCACGCCGTTCGCGGTGCTCGAGCCGGTCCTCGTCGCCGGCTCGACCGTCTCCCGCGCGACCCTCCACAACGGCTCGGAGGTCAAGCGCAAGGGTGTGTTGATCGGCGACACGGTGACCATCCGCAAGGCCGGCGATGTCATCCCCGAGGTGCTGGGGCCGGTCGTCGACCTGCGCGACGGTTCCGAGGTCGAGTTCGAGATGCCCGAGCGGTGCCCGGAATGCGGGACGCCTCTGCGTCCGGAGAAGGAATCCGACGTCGACGTCCGCTGCCCGAATCAGGAGAGTTGCCCGGCTCAGTTACGGGAGCGGCTCTTTCATCTCGCCGGACGCGGTTCCTTCGACATCGAGGCGCTCGGCTACGAGGCCGCGACCGCACTCCTGTCGGCGAAGGTCCTCCGCAACGAGGGCGACCTGTTCTCCATCACCGCCGACGACCTCGTCCGGACGGAGCTGTTCGCCACCAAGGCCGGCGCGCTGTCGGCGAACGGAAAACGCCTGCTGGCCAACCTCGGCAAGGCCAAGGACGTGGCTCTGTGGCGCGTGCTGGTGGGTCTGTCGATCCGCCACGTCGGTCCCACCGCGGCGCGTGCACTTGCCACCGAGTTCGGCTCGCTGGAGGCCATCGAGGCCGCAGACGTCGAGCAACTCGCGAATGTCGAAGGTCTCGGCATGACCCTCGCGCAGTCGATCCACGACTGGTTCACCGTCGACTGGCATCGCGAGATCGTCGAGAAGTGGCGCGCGGCAGGCGTTTCTATGGAGGACGAACGTGACGAGTCGATTGCGCGCACCCTCGAGGGCAAGACCATCGTGGTGACCGGATCGCTGGTCGACTTCTCCCGGGACGGCGCCAAAGAGGCGATCCTGCAGCGCGGCGGCAAGGCATCGGGGTCGGTGTCGAAGAAGACCGACTACGTCGTCGTGGGTGATTCGCCGGGGAGCAAGGCCGACAAGGCCGAGCAGCTCGGTGTGCCGGTCCTCGACGAGGACGCGTTCAAACGCCTGCTGGAGACCGGCAGTCCCGAGTGA
- the gatC gene encoding Asp-tRNA(Asn)/Glu-tRNA(Gln) amidotransferase subunit GatC, which produces MAGEPKSISREEVAHLARLSRLALSEDELDVYAKQLDSILTHVASVKEVAADDVPGTAHPAELANVLRPDVVVPGLTTDAALSGAPAVEQDRFAVPQILGEEQ; this is translated from the coding sequence GTGGCTGGCGAACCGAAGTCCATATCGCGTGAAGAGGTTGCGCACCTGGCGCGACTGTCGCGACTGGCGCTGAGCGAGGACGAACTCGATGTCTACGCCAAGCAGCTGGACTCCATCCTGACCCACGTTGCGTCGGTGAAGGAGGTGGCCGCCGACGACGTGCCCGGTACCGCGCATCCGGCCGAGCTCGCCAACGTGCTGCGCCCCGACGTCGTCGTGCCCGGTCTGACCACCGACGCCGCGCTGTCCGGTGCGCCGGCCGTCGAGCAGGACCGTTTCGCCGTTCCGCAGATCCTGGGAGAAGAGCAGTGA
- a CDS encoding FadR/GntR family transcriptional regulator gives MSADESDPGPPDIPAYAPEMWRRPISLPGTVSIGLSRAEQAANQIARLAAGAPSGSRIGSKDDIRQICGVSVGTVNEAIKLAQERGVITSRPGPGGGIFAANPSPLARMNGWFRSAPADSAALGESIQIRDAIAPVLVAEALGVLTDEDISVMRKRVAHMRRTLDEQDLSAFVWAAWRVHEYLAGVGNSQLLNSLYLSIMDVGTSHLRAQLDAADTQVPVYPDRLAEVVDDLVDALTDRDADRAIDALRRTDPTIILRAPSAADA, from the coding sequence GTGTCCGCCGACGAGTCCGATCCGGGCCCCCCCGACATCCCGGCCTATGCGCCGGAGATGTGGCGGCGCCCGATCAGCCTCCCGGGGACCGTATCGATCGGTCTCTCACGTGCCGAGCAGGCCGCCAACCAGATAGCGCGACTGGCCGCCGGCGCGCCGAGCGGGAGCCGCATCGGCAGCAAGGACGACATCCGTCAGATCTGCGGGGTCTCGGTCGGGACGGTCAACGAGGCGATCAAACTCGCACAGGAACGCGGTGTGATCACCTCCCGGCCCGGCCCCGGTGGCGGGATCTTCGCAGCCAACCCCTCACCGCTCGCCCGCATGAACGGCTGGTTCCGCTCGGCTCCGGCCGACAGTGCCGCACTCGGCGAATCGATCCAGATCCGGGACGCCATCGCGCCGGTCCTCGTGGCCGAAGCGCTCGGCGTGCTCACCGATGAGGACATCAGCGTCATGAGGAAACGAGTCGCACACATGCGGCGCACCCTCGACGAGCAGGACCTCTCCGCCTTCGTCTGGGCGGCCTGGCGTGTGCACGAGTACCTCGCAGGGGTCGGCAACAGCCAACTCCTCAACAGCCTCTACCTCAGCATCATGGACGTCGGCACCTCGCATCTGCGGGCTCAACTCGACGCCGCGGACACCCAGGTGCCGGTCTACCCGGATCGCCTCGCCGAGGTCGTCGACGATCTCGTCGACGCCTTGACCGACCGCGACGCCGACCGCGCGATTGATGCGCTCCGCCGGACCGATCCGACGATCATTCTGCGCGCCCCCTCGGCCGCCGACGCCTGA
- a CDS encoding amino acid-binding protein, giving the protein MTHVSYLLRVYLEDRPGSLGVLAVQLGSVGADILSLEVVERGDGYAVDDLVVEVAPGSLPDSLITAAEKVNGVRVDSIRPYAGVLDTHRELELVDQVATAKRNDRLQVLVDSAPRVLRVSWAMVITRASGGVLQLFGSSGAPETPLTRADWLPLEHAAQLDSEGDWVPEAWQDMDTRLAAAPIGSNDKAILLGRIGGPDFRPSEIARLGYLAGIVSTVLRADG; this is encoded by the coding sequence ATGACCCACGTGTCTTACCTGTTGCGCGTCTACCTCGAGGACCGTCCCGGCAGTCTCGGCGTGCTCGCCGTGCAGCTCGGTTCGGTCGGTGCCGACATCCTGTCGCTCGAAGTCGTCGAACGCGGCGACGGTTACGCCGTCGACGACCTCGTCGTCGAGGTCGCCCCGGGATCACTGCCGGACAGCCTGATCACCGCCGCCGAGAAGGTCAACGGCGTCCGCGTGGATTCGATCCGTCCGTATGCCGGTGTGCTCGACACCCACCGCGAACTCGAACTCGTCGATCAGGTCGCCACCGCGAAGCGCAACGATCGGCTCCAGGTTCTCGTCGACAGCGCCCCGCGCGTCCTGCGGGTGTCGTGGGCGATGGTCATCACCAGGGCCAGCGGCGGCGTGCTGCAGTTGTTCGGTTCCTCTGGCGCACCGGAAACCCCTCTCACCAGGGCCGACTGGCTGCCGTTGGAGCATGCGGCACAACTCGACTCCGAGGGCGACTGGGTGCCGGAGGCATGGCAGGACATGGACACCCGCCTGGCCGCGGCGCCCATCGGCTCCAACGACAAGGCGATCCTGCTCGGTCGCATCGGCGGCCCCGACTTCCGGCCCTCGGAGATCGCCCGGCTCGGCTACCTGGCGGGGATCGTCAGTACGGTGTTGCGCGCCGACGGATAG